A single window of Salvia splendens isolate huo1 chromosome 8, SspV2, whole genome shotgun sequence DNA harbors:
- the LOC121743750 gene encoding EPIDERMAL PATTERNING FACTOR-like protein 6: MTLIALVLSTTMTRYLPLYALFSFFCFFCFHGFFSANHHHTSSLSDINFLFNLKADANLFFKNIEKSNILEIGGGRVRGSSIGPRRLLLGGPGSSPPRCAWKCGGCLPCKPVHVPVPPGGRVTTEYYPEAWRCKCGNKLYMP, translated from the exons ATGACTCTCATCGCACTTGTTCTTTCCACTACTATGACCAGATATCTCCCTCTCTACGCTCTATTCtccttcttctgcttcttttgTTTCCATGGATTCTTCTCTGCAAATCACCACCACACTTCTTCGCTTTCAG ACATCAATTTTCTATTCAATCTTAAAGCTGATGCCAATCTCTTCTTCAAG AATATAGAGAAAAGCAATATTTTGGAGATAGGTGGAGGCCGAGTGAGAGGAAGCAGCATAGGGCCGAGAAGGCTACTACTGGGAGGTCCGGGGTCATCGCCACCACGTTGCGCGTGGAAATGCGGTGGATGCCTGCCGTGCAAGCCGGTGCATGTGCCGGTGCCGCCAGGGGGCCGGGTGACGACGGAGTACTACCCGGAGGCTTGGAGGTGTAAATGTGGCAATAAATTGTACATGCCCTAA
- the LOC121743749 gene encoding CBL-interacting serine/threonine-protein kinase 11-like, whose translation MAALSSETALFQKYELGRLLGCGAFAKVYLARDVATGQEVAIKVIHKSRLRNDANLIANIKREISIMSKLRHPHTVRLYEVLATRNIIYIVLEYVKGGELFAMVAKGRLTEALCRKYFQQLVGVVSHCHSRGIYHRDLKPENLLLDEDENLKVSDFGLSAIRDQVHSDGLLHTLCGTPAYVAPEILAKRGYDGAKIDIWSCGVILFVLAAGYLPFNDPNLMNMYRKIYKGEFRCPKWMSPGLKRLLSRLLDTNPSTRITMEEIKLDPWFAKGYKNTKVRESDCFAFAAAEQEKRPVDMNAFDIISMSSGLDLSGLFQEKHVSFEDVERVTVEESPKKVMEKVVEAAKAEGRVSLRQKKEWEVEIEGQNGNVLVGMEVYRLSEKYVVVEVKTKSGESRLWSDKIRPLLMQEAAVACY comes from the coding sequence ATGGCTGCTCTGTCGTCGGAAACCGCACTGTTCCAAAAGTATGAGCTCGGCCGCCTCCTCGGCTGCGGCGCCTTCGCCAAAGTCTACCTGGCGAGAGACGTGGCCACCGGGCAAGAAGTCGCCATCAAGGTCATCCACAAGAGCAGGCTGAGAAACGACGCCAACCTCATTGCCAACATCAAGCGCGAGATCTCCATCATGAGCAAGCTCCGCCACCCCCACACCGTCCGCCTCTACGAGGTCCTCGCCACCCGCAACATCATCTACATCGTCCTCGAATACGTCAAGGGCGGCGAGCTCTTCGCCATGGTCGCCAAGGGCCGCCTCACCGAGGCTCTCTGCCGGAAATACTTCCAGCAACTTGTCGGCGTTGTCAGCCACTGCCACTCCCGCGGGATCTACCACCGCGATCTCAAGCCCGAGAATCTCCTCCTCGACGAGGATGAGAATCTGAAGGTCTCTGATTTCGGCCTTAGCGCCATCCGCGACCAGGTCCACTCCGACGGACTCCTCCACACGCTCTGCGGCACTCCGGCCTACGTCGCGCCGGAGATTCTCGCCAAGCGTGGCTACGATGGCGCGAAAATCGACATCTGGTCGTGCGGcgtgattctattcgtgctcgCCGCCGGTTATCTGCCGTTTAACGATCCGAATTTGATGAATATGTACCGGAAGATCTACAAGGGGGAATTCCGGTGCCCTAAGTGGATGTCGCCGGGGTTGAAGAGGCTGCTCTCGCGCCTCCTCGACACGAACCCGAGCACGAGGATCACGATGGAAGAGATCAAGCTCGATCCGTGGTTCGCCAAGGGTTACAAAAACACGAAGGTTAGGGAGAGCGATTGCTTCGCGTTCGCTGCGGCGGAGCAGGAGAAGAGGCCGGTGGATATGAACGCTTTCGACATAATCTCGATGTCGTCGGGGCTGGATCTCTCCGGACTGTTCCAGGAGAAGCACGTGTCGTTCGAGGACGTGGAGAGGGTGACGGTGGAGGAGTCGCCGAAGAAGGTGATGGAGAAGGTGGTGGAGGCGGCGAAGGCGGAGGGGCGGGTGAGTCTGAGGCAGAAGAAGGAGTGGGAGGTGGAGATAGAGGGGCAGAATGGTAATGTGTTGGTGGGGATGGAGGTGTATCGTTTGAGCGAGAAGTATGTGGTTGTGGAAGTGAAGACGAAGAGCGGTGAATCGAGGTTGTGGAGTGACAAAATTAGGCCGCTGCTTATGCAGGAGGCGGCCGTCGCTTGTTATTAG
- the LOC121746213 gene encoding uncharacterized protein LOC121746213 isoform X1 — translation MPVRRSSNEGSFKVSRKLRVRTGNSKGSEDGVRTPRSRDTGVGRGHRKARVATEGSEGSSGGVRTGEGKKIESRRLQSRGNGSDAVAYHSEDGRLSDVRGRGKRDWKTRSGNGGLEPFVGGKSGLKRKRISADPRLVEQGTFNGNDRKLKSQTKTNVLNSSMDNGKRLSRWKDYESADSSRNQRVTKSPKFSGSESLGRDYEFKDSSRNKAVTESGKLRGSESLDKRGQSGKMGRADKPKYVRDNGLGNVKSKISGDRKAPLDTQKELNQRINAVSSVDKRYSRKDQRMKALINGSSITEGPPKKKKRGIRIDPYDTSNKRLDDSASDKGTNQVKIDETESIGSEMSKNAQFRAISPSSSILSFVQDNLLGRRREIDFKRAGYNIELPAPLDNLPFSTTPERERIEVPAFRNKLEFFAAAKISSSFPPPDLPEIAFAGRSNVGKSSLLNALTRQWGVVRTSDKPGLTQSINFFNLGPKLCMVDLPGYGFAYAKEEVKEAWEELVKEYVMTRVGLKRVCLLIDTKWGMKPRDLELIDLMERYETKYQIVLTKTDLVFPIDVARRAMQIEENLKAKKSAVQPLMMVSSKTGAGIRSLRTVLANVARFVPR, via the exons ATGCCtgtgagaaggagttcaaatgAAGGTTCTTTTAAAGTTAGTAGAAAACTGAGGGTTAGGACAGGGAACTCAAAAGGCTCTGAGGATGGAGTCAGAACCCCACGGTCAAGGGATACTGGTGTTGGTAGAGGCCACAGAAAAGCAAGAGTTGCAACTGAGGGGTCAGAAGGGTCCAGTGGGGGTGTTAGGACTGGAGAGGGCAAGAAGATAGAGAGTAGAAGGTTGCAAAGCAGAGGAAATGGCAGTGATGCTGTTGCGTATCACAGTGAGGATGGAAGATTGAGCGATGTGCGTGGCAGAGGAAAAAGAGATTGGAAAACAAGGAGTGGGAACGGGGGGCTTGAACCGTTCGTTGGTGGGAAGTCAGGTCTGAAGAGGAAGAGAATCAGTGCTGATCCTAGATTAGTTGAGCAGGGAACATTCAATGGTAATGATAGAAAGTTGAAGTCCCAAACTAAAACAAATGTGCTCAACTCAAGTATGGATAATGGAAAGAGGCTGTCAAGATGGAAGGATTATGAGTCTGCAGACTCTAGTAGAAACCAACGGGTAACAAAGAGTCCTAAATTCAGTGGAAGTGAATCACTTGGAAGGGATTATGAGTTTAAGGACTCTAGCAGGAACAAGGCAGTGACAGAGAGTGGTAAACTCAGGGGAAGTGAATCACTTGATAAGAGAGGGCAGAGCGGTAAGATGGGACGTGCTGATAAGCCGAAGTATGTTAGAGACAATGGCTTAGGGAATGTAAAATCAAAGATAAGTGGTGACAGGAAAGCACCTTTGGACACACAAAAGGAGTTGAATCAGAGAATAAATGCAGTTAGTTCTGTTGACAAGCGTTACAGTAGAAAGGATCAGAGAATGAAGGCCTTGATTAATGGTTCGTCTATAACAGAGGGACCACCTAAGAAGAAAAAACGAGGTATCCGGATAGACCCTTATGATACATCCAACAAGAGATTGGATGATAGCGCATCTGATAAAG GTACTAATCAGGTGAAAATAGATGAGACAGAAAGCATTGGTTCTGAAATGTCAAAGAATGCTCAATTTCGTGCCATCAGTCCTAGCTCCTCCATCCTTTCCTTCGTACAGGACAAT TTATTAGGACGCAGGCGCGAAATTGATTTTAAGAGGGCGGGCTACAACATTGAGCTTCCTGCTCCTTTAGACAACTTACCCTTCTCAACAACTCCGGAAAGAGAACGCATTGAAGTACCA GCATTTAGAAACAAATTAGAATTCTTTGCTGCTGCAAAGATTTCCTCATCATTTCCCCCTCCTGATCTTCCTGAGATTGCATTTGCAG GCCGGTCAAATGTGGGAAAGTCATCATTGCTCAATGCATTAACGAGGCAATGGGGTGTTGTACGGACGTCAGACAAACCAGGCCTCACACAG agtatcaatttttttaatcttggACCAAAGCTATGTATGGTGGATTTGCCTGGATATGGTTTTGCTTATGCTAAAGAAGAGGTGAAGGAAGCATGGGAGGAACTT GTGAAAGAGTATGTCATGACACGTGTTGGTCTAAAGCGAGTATGCCTTCTTATAGACACAAAATGGGGTATGAAGCCAAGGGATCTTGAACTTATTGATCTGATGGAAAG GTATGAGACAAAGTATCAAATTGTTTTAACAAAAACTGATTTAGTTTTTCCAATTGATGTGGCACGGAGAGCAATGCAAATCGAAGAG AACCTCAAAGCAAAGAAATCTGCAGTTCAACCCTTG ATGATGGTAAGCTCGAAAACGGGGGCTGGTATCCGAAGCTTAAGGACAGTACTAGCTAATGTTGCCCGGTTTGTGCCACGCTAG
- the LOC121746213 gene encoding uncharacterized protein LOC121746213 isoform X2, with the protein MPVRRSSNEGSFKVSRKLRVRTGNSKGSEDGVRTPRSRDTGVGRGHRKARVATEGSEGSSGGVRTGEGKKIESRRLQSRGNGSDAVAYHSEDGRLSDVRGRGKRDWKTRSGNGGLEPFVGGKSGLKRKRISADPRLVEQGTFNGNDRKLKSQTKTNVLNSSMDNGKRLSRWKDYESADSSRNQRVTKSPKFSGSESLGRDYEFKDSSRNKAVTESGKLRGSESLDKRGQSGKMGRADKPKYVRDNGLGNVKSKISGDRKAPLDTQKELNQRINAVSSVDKRYSRKDQRMKALINGSSITEGPPKKKKRGIRIDPYDTSNKRLDDSASDKGTNQVKIDETESIGSEMSKNAQFRAISPSSSILSFVQDNAFRNKLEFFAAAKISSSFPPPDLPEIAFAGRSNVGKSSLLNALTRQWGVVRTSDKPGLTQSINFFNLGPKLCMVDLPGYGFAYAKEEVKEAWEELVKEYVMTRVGLKRVCLLIDTKWGMKPRDLELIDLMERYETKYQIVLTKTDLVFPIDVARRAMQIEENLKAKKSAVQPLMMVSSKTGAGIRSLRTVLANVARFVPR; encoded by the exons ATGCCtgtgagaaggagttcaaatgAAGGTTCTTTTAAAGTTAGTAGAAAACTGAGGGTTAGGACAGGGAACTCAAAAGGCTCTGAGGATGGAGTCAGAACCCCACGGTCAAGGGATACTGGTGTTGGTAGAGGCCACAGAAAAGCAAGAGTTGCAACTGAGGGGTCAGAAGGGTCCAGTGGGGGTGTTAGGACTGGAGAGGGCAAGAAGATAGAGAGTAGAAGGTTGCAAAGCAGAGGAAATGGCAGTGATGCTGTTGCGTATCACAGTGAGGATGGAAGATTGAGCGATGTGCGTGGCAGAGGAAAAAGAGATTGGAAAACAAGGAGTGGGAACGGGGGGCTTGAACCGTTCGTTGGTGGGAAGTCAGGTCTGAAGAGGAAGAGAATCAGTGCTGATCCTAGATTAGTTGAGCAGGGAACATTCAATGGTAATGATAGAAAGTTGAAGTCCCAAACTAAAACAAATGTGCTCAACTCAAGTATGGATAATGGAAAGAGGCTGTCAAGATGGAAGGATTATGAGTCTGCAGACTCTAGTAGAAACCAACGGGTAACAAAGAGTCCTAAATTCAGTGGAAGTGAATCACTTGGAAGGGATTATGAGTTTAAGGACTCTAGCAGGAACAAGGCAGTGACAGAGAGTGGTAAACTCAGGGGAAGTGAATCACTTGATAAGAGAGGGCAGAGCGGTAAGATGGGACGTGCTGATAAGCCGAAGTATGTTAGAGACAATGGCTTAGGGAATGTAAAATCAAAGATAAGTGGTGACAGGAAAGCACCTTTGGACACACAAAAGGAGTTGAATCAGAGAATAAATGCAGTTAGTTCTGTTGACAAGCGTTACAGTAGAAAGGATCAGAGAATGAAGGCCTTGATTAATGGTTCGTCTATAACAGAGGGACCACCTAAGAAGAAAAAACGAGGTATCCGGATAGACCCTTATGATACATCCAACAAGAGATTGGATGATAGCGCATCTGATAAAG GTACTAATCAGGTGAAAATAGATGAGACAGAAAGCATTGGTTCTGAAATGTCAAAGAATGCTCAATTTCGTGCCATCAGTCCTAGCTCCTCCATCCTTTCCTTCGTACAGGACAAT GCATTTAGAAACAAATTAGAATTCTTTGCTGCTGCAAAGATTTCCTCATCATTTCCCCCTCCTGATCTTCCTGAGATTGCATTTGCAG GCCGGTCAAATGTGGGAAAGTCATCATTGCTCAATGCATTAACGAGGCAATGGGGTGTTGTACGGACGTCAGACAAACCAGGCCTCACACAG agtatcaatttttttaatcttggACCAAAGCTATGTATGGTGGATTTGCCTGGATATGGTTTTGCTTATGCTAAAGAAGAGGTGAAGGAAGCATGGGAGGAACTT GTGAAAGAGTATGTCATGACACGTGTTGGTCTAAAGCGAGTATGCCTTCTTATAGACACAAAATGGGGTATGAAGCCAAGGGATCTTGAACTTATTGATCTGATGGAAAG GTATGAGACAAAGTATCAAATTGTTTTAACAAAAACTGATTTAGTTTTTCCAATTGATGTGGCACGGAGAGCAATGCAAATCGAAGAG AACCTCAAAGCAAAGAAATCTGCAGTTCAACCCTTG ATGATGGTAAGCTCGAAAACGGGGGCTGGTATCCGAAGCTTAAGGACAGTACTAGCTAATGTTGCCCGGTTTGTGCCACGCTAG